A window of the Oscillospiraceae bacterium genome harbors these coding sequences:
- a CDS encoding AbrB/MazE/SpoVT family DNA-binding domain-containing protein — protein sequence MTSQEILETLDSKQDPAAHEAATLIRALLKMIPSSPIMPLGEIRKIDNLGRIVIPKGYRVISGWTEGTLMEYFHMGEFICAKKYSVEKRK from the coding sequence ATGACATCACAAGAAATTCTGGAAACTCTGGACAGTAAGCAAGACCCAGCGGCGCACGAAGCGGCCACACTGATTCGTGCGTTACTTAAAATGATTCCTTCTTCGCCAATAATGCCGCTCGGCGAAATTCGTAAGATCGATAATCTTGGGCGCATCGTTATTCCGAAAGGTTACAGGGTAATCAGTGGATGGACAGAAGGAACACTTATGGAATATTTTCACATGGGAGAATTCATTTGCGCCAAAAAGTATTCTGTTGAGAAAAGAAAATGA
- a CDS encoding type II toxin-antitoxin system RelE/ParE family toxin codes for MEVRYKSNQLERVCTNADIAQYKYGPQMAEKISQRIVELAAADSVQTLLKFGVGRCHPLKGDRKLQYAMDLVQPFRLVFEVKNGSVYLAKVMEIVDYH; via the coding sequence TTGGAAGTCCGATATAAAAGCAATCAACTAGAACGTGTATGTACTAACGCAGATATTGCTCAGTATAAATATGGTCCTCAAATGGCTGAAAAAATATCTCAAAGAATTGTAGAACTTGCGGCTGCCGATTCCGTACAGACACTTTTAAAGTTTGGTGTGGGCAGATGTCATCCATTGAAAGGTGATAGAAAGCTTCAATATGCAATGGATTTAGTTCAACCGTTTCGATTGGTCTTTGAAGTTAAGAATGGCAGTGTTTACCTTGCAAAGGTTATGGAGATTGTAGATTACCATTGA
- a CDS encoding replication initiator protein A, which translates to MRNMRYRLSETVQEHFLRLPYALYADKKYQELSNDARVIYSLLLDRLTLSIKNEWTNDSGEVYLIYPREAVAERLRMSRKKVIAAMKELRDVDLIQEERQGRGIPNRIFVLHTQLSKSDAATFETDMQETPEYDTGIGESADFSKSSEIALQEVSKKDFKESQNGTSRSSETALQEVPKTDFKKSQKRTSRSPKTALQEVPKRHPIYTDINQTDINQTEGRKRIAPSLENPPPSLIQKALSSFSAECPSLTQPLPLPQWPEKQLSTTKQQLTQLAGMGYDLHPLFFKAEASDFLTGRAAGYDGQTFIATFSWVTRPDNAFKIMSGIYDNRTFPAEKGRPSFDLDAYERDSLAKFTGAEVE; encoded by the coding sequence ATGAGGAACATGCGCTATCGTCTCTCGGAGACAGTACAGGAACATTTTCTGCGTCTGCCATACGCCTTATACGCGGATAAAAAATATCAGGAATTGTCTAACGACGCCCGTGTCATTTACTCGCTGTTACTTGACCGCCTCACACTGTCAATTAAGAACGAGTGGACAAATGATAGCGGCGAAGTTTACCTAATCTATCCACGGGAAGCAGTCGCGGAACGGCTGCGTATGTCTCGAAAGAAAGTTATTGCGGCAATGAAAGAATTGCGCGACGTTGATCTTATCCAGGAAGAACGCCAGGGGCGCGGAATTCCAAACCGTATTTTTGTGCTGCATACACAGTTGTCCAAATCCGATGCAGCGACGTTTGAAACAGACATGCAGGAAACACCAGAATACGACACAGGAATTGGAGAAAGTGCGGATTTTTCAAAGAGTTCCGAAATAGCACTTCAAGAAGTTTCAAAAAAGGACTTCAAGGAGTCCCAAAACGGCACTTCTAGAAGTTCCGAAACAGCACTTCAAGAAGTCCCAAAAACGGACTTCAAGAAGTCCCAAAAACGGACTTCAAGAAGTCCCAAAACGGCACTTCAAGAAGTCCCAAAACGGCACCCTATCTATACTGATATTAACCAGACTGATATTAACCAGACTGAGGGAAGGAAAAGGATTGCGCCGTCGCTAGAAAATCCTCCTCCTTCTCTGATTCAAAAAGCATTATCATCTTTTTCAGCTGAGTGTCCTTCTCTTACTCAGCCGCTTCCGCTGCCACAATGGCCTGAAAAGCAGCTTTCCACTACGAAGCAGCAGCTAACACAGCTTGCTGGCATGGGTTACGACTTGCATCCCCTTTTTTTCAAAGCGGAAGCAAGTGACTTTCTCACCGGTCGTGCGGCCGGATATGATGGACAGACATTTATCGCAACTTTCAGCTGGGTAACACGCCCGGATAACGCATTTAAAATCATGTCCGGCATTTACGATAACCGCACTTTTCCTGCTGAAAAAGGCAGACCTTCTTTTGACCTTGATGCCTACGAGCGTGACAGCCTAGCAAAGTTTACAGGTGCCGAAGTGGAATGA
- a CDS encoding ParA family protein — protein sequence MHIISVAIEKGGVGKTTTALNIGAGLQTLGKHVLLVDLDQQGHLSRWLGYQPDGKPTVSELIYQEVSGICSNDDSQFIRHSNREQLDYIPANKMLGGIYAVLGNDGQSNTVLDRIFCRPFFAQFDYILFDCPTAVDNLLVSNALKCSDKLLLPVQAEKFAYDCIPQMLQRYMAIKQTQDVKPYLAGMLVTMYSRQTKMSNEVFTALKESYGNLVFAEPVPMLQEARNSTDDDSTLCGSLVRRKSSRVGQAYLAAAKKIAGDAE from the coding sequence ATGCACATTATTTCTGTCGCAATCGAAAAAGGCGGCGTCGGCAAAACCACAACCGCGCTGAACATCGGTGCTGGCCTGCAAACGCTTGGCAAGCACGTCCTCCTGGTTGACCTTGACCAGCAGGGACATTTGTCCCGGTGGCTGGGTTATCAGCCGGACGGAAAACCTACTGTGTCAGAACTGATTTACCAGGAAGTGTCCGGCATCTGCTCGAATGATGATTCTCAGTTTATCCGGCACAGCAACCGGGAACAACTGGACTACATTCCTGCCAACAAAATGTTGGGCGGCATCTATGCGGTACTTGGCAATGATGGGCAGAGCAATACCGTGCTTGACCGCATTTTTTGCCGTCCTTTTTTTGCACAGTTTGATTACATACTGTTTGACTGTCCGACGGCTGTTGATAATCTGCTTGTCAGCAATGCCCTGAAATGCAGCGATAAATTGTTGTTGCCGGTGCAGGCCGAAAAGTTTGCGTATGACTGCATCCCACAAATGTTGCAAAGGTACATGGCAATCAAGCAGACGCAGGACGTTAAGCCATACCTGGCCGGAATGCTCGTCACTATGTACAGCCGCCAGACAAAAATGAGTAACGAGGTTTTCACGGCTTTAAAAGAAAGCTACGGAAACCTCGTTTTTGCTGAACCTGTCCCGATGTTGCAGGAAGCAAGGAACTCCACTGATGATGACAGCACCTTGTGTGGCAGTCTGGTTCGCCGCAAGAGCAGCCGCGTCGGGCAGGCGTATCTTGCCGCGGCCAAAAAAATTGCGGGTGATGCAGAATGA
- a CDS encoding helix-turn-helix domain-containing protein, protein MLRSKSTIAVPPGATIREQLENRGISQKEFAIRMGMTEKHISNLINGKVELTPNVALRLETVLGLPASFWNNLEAIYQEKIARVNAELSVEQDEEIAKQFPYSTMAKWKWVSVTRKVEERVINLRKFFEVAELGLLENLKMPGIAYRKCNSSQKSDYALAAWAQEARLEARKIQVEPINIARLEKEIPTIRSMTVKDPTEFCNELRHTLSGCGVAIIFLPHISGSFLHGASFLDDGHIVLGLTVREKYADSFWFSLFHELCHIIKGHIYSPEPTTPEQEAEANAFARDTLISPKAYQSFIAQGRFDEGTIAAFANAVGIDAGIVLGRLQKDNIVPYSYFNHLKKKYKIV, encoded by the coding sequence ATGTTACGTAGCAAGAGCACGATTGCTGTACCGCCAGGTGCTACAATTCGGGAGCAGCTCGAAAATCGTGGCATCAGTCAGAAGGAATTTGCTATAAGAATGGGCATGACTGAAAAACATATAAGCAATCTCATTAATGGGAAAGTTGAACTTACACCCAATGTTGCTTTACGCTTAGAAACTGTTCTCGGACTTCCAGCAAGCTTTTGGAATAACCTTGAAGCAATTTACCAAGAAAAAATTGCTCGAGTTAATGCTGAACTTTCAGTTGAACAAGATGAAGAAATTGCCAAACAATTTCCTTATTCGACTATGGCAAAATGGAAGTGGGTTTCTGTAACTAGAAAAGTCGAAGAAAGGGTAATCAATCTCAGAAAATTCTTTGAAGTCGCAGAACTAGGATTACTTGAAAACTTAAAAATGCCTGGTATCGCATATAGAAAATGCAATTCTAGCCAAAAAAGCGATTATGCTTTGGCAGCTTGGGCACAAGAAGCACGTTTGGAAGCTCGAAAAATTCAGGTAGAGCCAATCAATATTGCAAGACTTGAAAAAGAAATTCCTACAATAAGGTCTATGACTGTGAAGGATCCAACTGAGTTTTGCAATGAACTAAGACATACATTATCAGGATGTGGCGTAGCTATTATTTTTTTGCCACATATCAGTGGATCTTTTCTTCATGGCGCTTCTTTTTTGGATGACGGTCACATTGTTTTAGGACTGACGGTAAGAGAAAAATATGCGGATAGCTTTTGGTTTAGTTTATTCCATGAACTTTGCCATATCATAAAAGGCCATATATATTCCCCAGAGCCAACTACACCGGAACAAGAGGCAGAAGCAAACGCATTCGCCAGAGATACGTTAATATCTCCTAAAGCATATCAGTCATTTATTGCACAAGGCCGTTTTGATGAAGGTACAATTGCAGCTTTTGCTAATGCTGTAGGAATTGATGCCGGAATTGTACTTGGAAGATTACAAAAGGATAATATTGTCCCGTATAGTTATTTTAATCATCTTAAAAAGAAATATAAAATTGTATAA
- a CDS encoding SpaH/EbpB family LPXTG-anchored major pilin has translation MRKQLSKKLGSIVLAAALAFSTTPLSASASSGGSTGQTVKDEMQSISPLFYANVQSNNNGNSAASSASTAPKLFTAKKILRTDAKKAVITPGTKYKYQSWSTCTFNVSYGGSQIGFCLNPDMNTTSGEYPVKTIPKSSADDQTMYAAYLLSPYGALKNYAPNGNTTTGQQAWDKYAFATSPNTQAVHNVCTTHVLLSYLYSPAGTKGISGESITNVKKLKAWVEDAKSDATVQAYIKASTTTLYVASGKNQGEQDILWGTSQQISSSFSLAKDNWDGTQFLDGATFAITDAAGKSMGNGKAVSTGHFQWNNLDITKDYFVEETAAPSGYNKMTGKQQIRYTSNGRFEFVTPVKKGGDSNGYTTNPTSNVYCTWYNKPTTPKYYPGTIVIHKTNENGQQDLAGAEFTLYKADKTTVNKVLTTDAEGIMKDDKLTAGTYYLKETKAPAGYTAYADWIEVNVPENGTATATYPVTGKVENANGQIVVHDKLTPIDVHKYVQHIGNQDHTANIAEKETWIVSPQVPEDIATSKRYTITDPIDSRLTYNAGQTITVKPAQASGEPLTDTSKTLAKDDYTVTEPSTANQQTLTVDFTTAGRKRLAEYGAKRVFISFTTQINNTVIKDSLGTDIPNQAQLHFTNQYDEMQEPKTEIPEVHTGAVKLTKFGTNSAKLAGAEFEIFASEADAKNGKNPIAVTDVSGKRVTKVTTDKDGAAYFYGLAYGPKATLSEQVGTQQGVDAKASDKTNSTTYIIKEVKAPAGYQVNANALAAKVSGTDKAATVTVNMTDTATPVTPNTPVTSVPKTGDSTNIVLLLMVIAASGFGLFATLKKKLAK, from the coding sequence TTGAGAAAACAGTTGAGCAAAAAACTTGGTTCGATTGTTTTGGCTGCCGCATTAGCCTTTTCAACGACCCCACTTTCGGCAAGTGCGTCCAGTGGTGGCAGTACGGGGCAGACAGTAAAAGATGAGATGCAGAGCATCAGCCCTCTCTTTTATGCAAACGTGCAGTCAAACAATAACGGAAACAGCGCCGCATCCTCTGCATCGACAGCGCCAAAGCTTTTCACAGCAAAGAAAATTTTGAGAACAGACGCAAAAAAAGCAGTCATTACACCCGGCACAAAATACAAATACCAGAGCTGGAGCACTTGCACTTTTAACGTCAGTTATGGCGGCAGTCAGATAGGATTTTGTCTCAACCCGGACATGAACACAACGTCCGGTGAATACCCCGTAAAAACCATTCCGAAATCCAGCGCAGATGATCAGACAATGTACGCCGCATATCTGCTCAGCCCATATGGCGCATTGAAAAACTATGCGCCAAATGGCAATACGACGACCGGGCAGCAGGCATGGGACAAATATGCCTTTGCAACCAGCCCGAACACACAGGCAGTACACAACGTTTGCACAACACATGTACTGCTGTCTTACCTCTATTCGCCAGCCGGCACAAAGGGCATTTCCGGCGAATCTATTACAAACGTCAAAAAATTGAAGGCATGGGTCGAAGACGCAAAATCTGATGCCACCGTGCAGGCGTACATCAAAGCGTCTACAACCACATTGTATGTTGCCAGCGGCAAGAATCAGGGAGAGCAGGACATCCTTTGGGGCACAAGCCAGCAGATTTCCAGCAGCTTCAGTCTTGCAAAAGATAATTGGGATGGCACGCAGTTTTTGGATGGGGCTACATTTGCAATTACAGACGCTGCCGGAAAATCCATGGGAAATGGAAAGGCAGTGAGCACAGGCCATTTTCAGTGGAACAACCTTGACATCACAAAAGACTATTTTGTTGAGGAAACTGCCGCTCCGTCCGGCTATAACAAAATGACAGGAAAGCAGCAGATCCGCTATACCAGTAATGGCCGATTTGAATTTGTCACTCCGGTAAAAAAGGGCGGCGATTCCAACGGCTACACGACGAATCCTACTTCCAATGTTTATTGCACTTGGTACAATAAACCGACAACGCCAAAATATTACCCCGGCACAATTGTCATTCACAAAACGAATGAAAACGGTCAGCAGGATCTCGCCGGTGCAGAGTTCACACTGTACAAGGCGGACAAAACAACAGTCAACAAAGTCTTGACAACTGATGCTGAAGGAATAATGAAAGACGATAAGCTTACAGCTGGCACTTATTATCTCAAAGAAACCAAGGCGCCAGCGGGGTATACAGCGTATGCCGACTGGATCGAGGTCAATGTACCGGAAAACGGCACCGCGACCGCAACCTATCCGGTCACTGGGAAAGTTGAAAACGCAAATGGACAGATTGTTGTACATGACAAGCTGACGCCGATTGATGTACATAAATATGTGCAGCACATCGGCAACCAGGATCACACCGCCAATATCGCGGAAAAAGAAACCTGGATTGTCTCTCCGCAGGTGCCGGAAGATATTGCAACAAGCAAGCGCTATACCATTACCGATCCCATTGACTCCCGCCTCACCTACAACGCTGGCCAGACAATTACCGTAAAGCCCGCTCAGGCGTCTGGAGAGCCGCTGACAGACACGTCCAAAACGCTGGCAAAGGATGATTACACTGTCACAGAGCCGTCTACGGCAAACCAGCAGACTCTGACGGTTGACTTTACCACCGCAGGCCGCAAAAGACTTGCGGAATACGGCGCAAAGCGTGTGTTCATTTCCTTCACGACACAAATCAACAATACCGTTATCAAGGACAGCCTGGGTACGGATATTCCGAACCAGGCGCAGCTGCATTTCACAAACCAATACGACGAAATGCAAGAGCCAAAAACCGAAATCCCGGAAGTCCATACCGGCGCGGTAAAGCTGACAAAGTTTGGCACAAACAGTGCAAAGCTCGCTGGCGCGGAATTTGAAATCTTTGCGTCTGAAGCTGATGCAAAGAATGGCAAAAATCCGATTGCTGTGACAGATGTGTCCGGCAAGCGGGTAACGAAGGTTACTACCGACAAAGATGGCGCGGCTTATTTTTACGGTCTTGCCTATGGCCCAAAAGCGACACTGTCTGAACAGGTCGGTACACAGCAGGGCGTGGATGCAAAGGCCAGCGACAAGACCAATTCCACGACTTATATCATAAAAGAGGTCAAGGCCCCGGCTGGCTATCAGGTCAATGCAAATGCTCTCGCTGCTAAAGTATCTGGCACCGATAAGGCCGCAACGGTAACTGTAAACATGACAGATACCGCAACGCCTGTGACGCCGAATACACCGGTTACCTCAGTGCCAAAAACAGGTGACAGCACAAATATTGTGCTGCTGTTGATGGTCATCGCCGCGTCTGGCTTTGGGCTTTTCGCAACGCTCAAAAAAAAGCTAGCAAAATAA
- a CDS encoding ParB/RepB/Spo0J family partition protein, whose translation MKTQKMPTLEQALAGSLYGSGTQTPDTQIVELEPAELVEIINQPFRAYDSDKLSQLAESIKESGQQQPCIVRKKDGKYIILAGRNRKRACELAGVKVKCIVRECNDAEADLILTDTNLYQRHELLPSELAYAYKMQKAAYEAKGERKSTAAIADTYGETIKTIQRYIKLADLNHSLLTFVDAGRIPITAGILLTDTKYSDNQQRLAEYLKKFSKQKVSLQQAEDLLKLEEQHDFYSDILYDFFAGKIDLSPAKEKPKPPKWWSPADDEKKTKEALSAKLNSNSKKAEEPIALADTPKVTSYQRLTHERCNGIKADYWSAASKEELVQRLAEFENAYSNGPAK comes from the coding sequence ATGAAGACACAAAAAATGCCGACATTGGAACAGGCGTTGGCCGGATCACTTTACGGATCGGGTACTCAAACCCCGGATACGCAGATTGTGGAGCTGGAACCTGCCGAACTGGTGGAGATCATCAACCAGCCGTTTCGGGCATATGACTCGGACAAATTGTCGCAGTTGGCCGAAAGCATCAAAGAAAGCGGACAGCAGCAGCCCTGCATTGTCCGAAAAAAAGATGGAAAATACATCATTCTGGCTGGCCGTAACCGTAAACGCGCGTGTGAACTTGCTGGCGTTAAAGTAAAGTGCATTGTCCGTGAATGCAACGATGCCGAGGCGGATCTCATTTTAACGGACACAAACCTGTATCAGCGGCACGAATTGCTGCCGTCGGAATTGGCATATGCCTATAAAATGCAAAAGGCTGCCTATGAGGCCAAAGGTGAGCGCAAAAGCACTGCTGCGATTGCTGATACTTACGGCGAAACAATTAAAACCATCCAGCGCTACATCAAGTTGGCAGATTTGAATCATAGTCTGCTGACCTTTGTGGATGCTGGCCGTATTCCGATAACGGCAGGCATTTTGCTGACAGATACAAAATATTCTGACAATCAGCAGCGCCTGGCGGAATATTTGAAAAAGTTTTCAAAGCAGAAGGTATCTTTACAGCAAGCAGAGGATCTGCTAAAGCTTGAAGAACAGCATGATTTCTATTCTGATATTCTGTACGATTTCTTTGCCGGAAAAATCGACCTTAGCCCTGCAAAGGAGAAACCAAAGCCTCCAAAGTGGTGGTCTCCCGCCGATGATGAGAAAAAAACAAAAGAAGCCTTATCTGCAAAGCTAAATAGTAACAGTAAAAAAGCTGAAGAACCAATCGCGCTTGCTGACACCCCAAAAGTTACAAGCTACCAGCGCTTAACGCATGAGCGCTGTAACGGGATAAAGGCTGATTACTGGAGTGCTGCCAGTAAAGAAGAACTGGTACAGCGCCTTGCTGAGTTTGAGAATGCCTATTCAAATGGGCCTGCAAAATAA
- a CDS encoding MATE family efflux transporter gives MRRLHAENNFLTGSIPRELLLFFLPIWLGTFFQQLYNTVDALVVGNFVGTNALAAVGATGPFVQLLVGFFTGLCSGGSVVISQSYGADDRELVNRQVHTSFAMALLGGGILTVLGLLISRPSLQLMGTPADILDTAALYLQIYFLGMIPQMIYNMGTSILRAVGDSRRPLHFLIVASLVNIALDLLFVAVFRWGVAGAAAATVISEVVSALLTVRCLMAASDIPWGLSLRKIHLEGSILRSIFRIGLPTALQSSLYSISNIVIQSSINGFGTTVVAAWSVYGKIDFLFWMTINSLGLSVTTFAGQNFGAGQYDRVKKGTITCLGISAAITLVISACLYPASSFLFRLFTQDSAVVAQGVQMMHFLVPVYITYICIEIFSGTLRGCGDVAVPTAITCFGVCGLRILWLVLAEPIYHTVASVEFSYPLSWVLASLMFVVYYYKGGWLKRRMAKNDKVLCLKQSETRNC, from the coding sequence ATGAGGAGACTTCATGCGGAAAACAATTTTCTGACGGGCAGTATTCCCCGGGAACTGCTTTTGTTTTTCTTACCAATTTGGTTAGGCACCTTTTTTCAACAGCTTTACAATACAGTAGATGCCCTGGTTGTGGGAAACTTTGTTGGTACAAATGCGCTGGCTGCTGTCGGGGCAACCGGACCTTTTGTGCAGCTGCTGGTTGGCTTTTTCACCGGACTGTGCAGCGGCGGCAGTGTGGTCATTTCTCAAAGCTACGGTGCAGATGACAGAGAACTTGTCAACCGTCAGGTGCACACTTCCTTTGCTATGGCGCTACTTGGTGGCGGTATCCTGACAGTGCTGGGGCTGCTGATTTCCCGTCCGTCTCTTCAGCTGATGGGCACGCCGGCGGACATTCTGGATACAGCTGCCCTGTATCTGCAAATTTATTTTCTTGGCATGATTCCCCAGATGATTTACAATATGGGTACCAGTATTTTGCGAGCAGTGGGAGATTCCCGCCGCCCACTGCATTTTTTGATAGTTGCATCATTGGTGAATATTGCTCTGGATTTGCTTTTTGTTGCAGTTTTTCGCTGGGGAGTGGCCGGTGCGGCAGCAGCAACGGTCATCAGCGAAGTGGTGAGCGCTTTGCTGACCGTGCGCTGTCTGATGGCGGCTTCTGATATTCCGTGGGGACTATCCCTGCGGAAAATACACTTGGAGGGCAGCATCCTGCGGAGCATATTCCGTATTGGTCTGCCTACCGCACTGCAAAGTTCTCTTTACAGCATTAGCAATATTGTTATTCAGAGCAGCATCAATGGTTTTGGCACGACCGTTGTGGCGGCATGGAGCGTCTATGGAAAAATTGATTTTCTTTTTTGGATGACAATCAATTCATTGGGACTTTCCGTTACGACTTTTGCGGGGCAGAACTTTGGTGCTGGGCAGTATGACCGGGTTAAAAAAGGAACAATCACTTGCCTTGGCATTTCGGCGGCAATTACCCTTGTCATCAGCGCTTGCTTATATCCTGCCAGCAGCTTTCTGTTTCGCCTGTTTACACAGGACAGTGCCGTGGTTGCGCAGGGCGTGCAGATGATGCACTTCTTGGTGCCGGTGTACATCACTTATATTTGCATTGAGATTTTTTCCGGCACTTTGCGCGGGTGTGGCGATGTGGCTGTGCCGACGGCAATCACTTGCTTTGGCGTGTGCGGACTGCGCATCCTCTGGCTTGTGCTGGCGGAGCCAATATATCACACGGTGGCTTCTGTGGAGTTCAGTTATCCGTTGTCATGGGTTTTGGCGTCCCTGATGTTTGTTGTGTATTATTATAAGGGTGGATGGCTGAAACGCCGCATGGCAAAAAATGATAAAGTCCTGTGTCTGAAACAAAGCGAAACACGAAATTGCTGA